A single genomic interval of Chryseobacterium paludis harbors:
- a CDS encoding DUF1501 domain-containing protein: MLIKRREFLKISSLATASLVVPNFLRSMRLDNALQPSQNILIVLQFTGGNDGLNTIIPIKNDVYFRERKNIAINNSLRLNDETGINPALSYFKDLFDNGELAILNNVGYPNPDKSHFRSMDIWQSASKSDEFLETGWLGRFLDEECYRCEHPTQALEVDDMLSLALKGENNKAFAFKDPKRLYQTSQEKYFKSLYDHHHEDETVSYLYQTLGSTINNASYIFEKSKSKQTDQTYPNSTLGKDFKTIASLIKSDINTQVYYLSVGSFDTHVNQNERQQKLFTDINEAVKSFVADMKENGLFDNILLITFSEFGRRVAQNASNGTDHGTANQMFFISGGLKKKGFLNTLPDLQNLNEGDLIYTEDFRKVYATILRNWLKADSSKVLGWKNGVYDFI, translated from the coding sequence ATGTTAATTAAAAGAAGAGAATTTCTAAAGATAAGTTCGTTAGCGACAGCTTCACTGGTAGTTCCAAACTTCCTGAGATCCATGAGGTTGGATAACGCGCTACAACCCAGTCAAAATATTTTGATCGTGCTACAGTTTACAGGAGGGAATGACGGATTAAATACAATTATTCCGATAAAAAATGATGTGTACTTCAGGGAAAGAAAAAATATTGCGATCAATAATTCTCTAAGATTAAATGATGAAACAGGAATCAATCCTGCTCTCTCCTATTTCAAAGATCTTTTCGACAATGGAGAATTGGCTATTTTGAACAATGTCGGCTATCCGAATCCTGACAAATCACATTTCAGAAGCATGGATATCTGGCAGTCCGCAAGTAAAAGTGATGAGTTCTTAGAAACTGGTTGGTTGGGACGCTTTCTCGATGAAGAATGTTACCGTTGTGAACATCCTACTCAGGCTCTGGAAGTTGATGATATGCTGAGCCTGGCATTAAAAGGCGAAAATAATAAGGCATTTGCTTTCAAAGATCCAAAGAGACTCTATCAAACCAGTCAGGAAAAATATTTCAAATCACTTTATGACCACCATCACGAAGATGAAACTGTCTCTTATCTTTATCAGACCTTAGGTTCTACGATCAATAATGCCAGTTACATTTTTGAAAAAAGCAAATCCAAACAAACGGATCAAACCTACCCAAATTCAACATTGGGTAAAGACTTCAAAACAATAGCATCACTGATCAAATCAGACATTAATACACAGGTCTATTATCTTTCCGTAGGAAGTTTCGATACCCATGTTAATCAGAATGAAAGGCAACAAAAGCTATTCACAGATATCAATGAAGCAGTAAAATCTTTTGTGGCCGATATGAAGGAGAACGGGCTCTTTGACAACATCCTTCTAATTACCTTTTCAGAATTCGGACGTCGTGTTGCTCAGAATGCCAGTAATGGAACCGATCATGGAACAGCAAATCAAATGTTTTTTATCAGTGGCGGGCTTAAAAAGAAAGGATTTCTAAATACCCTTCCCGATTTACAAAACCTGAATGAGGGTGATCTGATCTATACTGAAGATTTCAGGAAAGTATATGCTACGATCCTCAGGAACTGGCTAAAAGCAGATTCTTCAAAAGTATTGGGCTGGAAAAACGGTGTCTATGATTTTATATAA
- a CDS encoding RtcB family protein, translating to MEFNGNHLIELGYRPAKWFKEAIGYININNLDESEIKIYLEQFEQPDQMPLHETPKDFIINIRAENESELDNVEKVIRTMQVLMKTPTLVDGALMPDACPTGPEGHIPVGGVVVAKNAIHPGFHSADICCSVMLTDFGKANPKEVLDAAHSITHFGYGGRPRGEQMPMSQELMDAFRENYFLNDERLISIARSHMGTQGDGNHFLFVGISKNTGNTMLVTHHGSRAPGAALYDKGMKVANRFRQDISPETLKENSWIPYDTEEGKSYWEALQLIRTWTKENHTSIHDAVLNKMEVEKENRFWNEHNFVFKDGDLFYHAKGATPLDDKFMPDITGPRLIPLNMAEPVLIVQGKTNERNLGFAPHGAGRNFSRSQHKRSLAHKTIEEVFAEETEGLDIRFFSNEIDISELPTAYKSAKNVRAQIEEYGLCEVLDEVMPYGCIMAGDVGKNAPWKKKRKFKKA from the coding sequence ATGGAATTTAACGGAAATCACTTAATAGAATTAGGATATAGACCAGCAAAATGGTTTAAAGAAGCAATCGGATATATCAACATTAACAATCTGGATGAATCTGAGATTAAAATTTATCTGGAACAGTTCGAACAACCGGATCAGATGCCGTTGCATGAAACTCCAAAAGATTTCATTATTAACATCAGAGCTGAGAACGAAAGTGAACTTGACAATGTAGAAAAAGTAATCAGAACAATGCAGGTTTTAATGAAAACACCAACATTAGTGGATGGAGCTTTAATGCCTGATGCCTGCCCTACTGGTCCGGAAGGTCATATTCCCGTTGGCGGAGTTGTTGTCGCTAAAAATGCTATCCATCCAGGATTTCATAGCGCAGATATCTGTTGTTCCGTTATGTTGACAGACTTTGGAAAGGCGAATCCTAAAGAAGTACTGGATGCTGCACATTCAATAACACATTTCGGATACGGTGGAAGACCAAGAGGTGAGCAAATGCCAATGTCTCAGGAACTAATGGATGCGTTCAGGGAAAACTATTTTTTGAATGATGAAAGACTGATCAGTATTGCCCGTTCTCATATGGGAACCCAGGGAGATGGAAATCATTTTTTATTCGTTGGAATTTCTAAAAATACGGGAAATACAATGTTGGTAACCCATCACGGATCAAGAGCTCCGGGTGCTGCTTTGTATGATAAAGGAATGAAAGTTGCAAACCGTTTCAGACAGGATATTTCACCGGAAACTTTAAAAGAGAATTCCTGGATCCCATATGATACAGAAGAAGGAAAATCATATTGGGAAGCACTTCAATTGATCAGAACATGGACGAAAGAAAACCATACATCTATTCATGATGCTGTTTTAAATAAGATGGAAGTTGAAAAAGAAAACAGATTCTGGAACGAGCATAATTTCGTATTCAAGGATGGAGATTTATTCTACCATGCAAAAGGGGCTACTCCATTGGATGATAAATTTATGCCTGATATTACGGGACCAAGATTGATTCCACTAAATATGGCAGAACCCGTTCTGATCGTTCAGGGAAAAACCAATGAGAGAAATCTCGGGTTTGCCCCTCACGGAGCAGGAAGAAATTTCAGCAGAAGTCAGCATAAAAGATCATTGGCTCATAAAACCATTGAAGAAGTTTTTGCTGAAGAAACCGAAGGACTGGATATCCGATTCTTCTCGAATGAAATTGACATTTCTGAATTACCTACCGCCTATAAGAGCGCTAAAAACGTAAGAGCTCAAATCGAGGAATATGGATTATGTGAAGTACTGGATGAGGTGATGCCTTACGGATGTATCATGGCAGGTGATGTCGGAAAAAATGCCCCATGGAAAAAGAAAAGGAAATTTAAAAAGGCTTGA
- a CDS encoding DUF1800 domain-containing protein: MAFPVILHNKHLLWRAGFGPGISQFEDIQTLSNKTLIDELFKEKAFTELTYNTPDVAAVDYMNSPTPAEKRKENQKINREQNNELNLNFLDSMINSPDQLREKMAFFWHGHFATRINNSKFNRQLLNSIRKNALGNFKELLFDVSRSPAMLSFLNNQQNKKDHPNENFAREVMELFTMGRGNYNEKDIREAARAFTGWGYDKDGNFNERKRLHDTGTKTFLGKTGNFTGDDILNIILEQKATAKFITTKIYKFFVNENIDNTIINRLSEDFYHSGYDIKKLLQHIFSGSWFYDPKNIGTKIKSPIELMVGMMRVLPMNIQAPENLIVYQKLLGQMLLYPPNVAGWPSGKSWIDSSTLMLRLQIPQIWSGLRPLEYSPRQDDDIDMGMKSRETALNKAFKNPNITIDWNRVEKVFQNKKGEDYLLQNSKSLDMSSVKNFSDQSVKMNIINLMSTPEYQLM; the protein is encoded by the coding sequence ATGGCATTTCCTGTAATACTTCATAACAAGCACTTACTTTGGCGTGCAGGCTTTGGTCCCGGCATTAGCCAGTTTGAAGACATACAAACTCTATCAAATAAAACTTTGATCGATGAATTGTTTAAAGAAAAAGCTTTTACTGAACTGACCTATAATACCCCGGATGTAGCTGCTGTTGATTATATGAACTCACCAACACCTGCCGAAAAGAGAAAAGAAAATCAGAAGATCAACAGAGAGCAGAATAATGAGCTTAACCTTAATTTCCTTGATAGCATGATCAACAGTCCAGATCAACTCAGAGAGAAGATGGCTTTTTTCTGGCATGGCCATTTCGCTACAAGAATTAATAATTCAAAATTCAACAGACAGTTATTAAACAGTATCAGAAAAAATGCATTGGGTAATTTTAAAGAGTTGCTTTTTGATGTCAGCCGCTCTCCTGCTATGTTGAGTTTCCTCAACAATCAACAGAATAAAAAAGACCATCCCAATGAAAACTTCGCCCGCGAGGTTATGGAATTATTTACCATGGGACGGGGAAATTATAATGAAAAAGATATCAGAGAAGCCGCCAGAGCCTTTACAGGATGGGGATATGATAAGGATGGAAATTTTAATGAAAGAAAAAGACTTCACGATACAGGAACCAAAACGTTTTTAGGAAAAACTGGAAATTTCACAGGCGATGATATTTTAAATATTATTCTGGAACAAAAGGCTACGGCCAAATTCATAACAACTAAAATTTATAAATTTTTCGTTAACGAAAACATTGACAATACCATTATCAATCGATTAAGTGAGGATTTTTACCATTCAGGTTACGATATAAAAAAGCTTTTGCAGCACATTTTTTCAGGTTCATGGTTTTATGATCCAAAAAATATCGGAACAAAAATAAAATCCCCTATTGAGCTCATGGTAGGAATGATGAGAGTTTTACCTATGAATATTCAAGCTCCTGAAAACCTCATCGTCTATCAAAAACTATTAGGACAGATGCTTCTTTATCCACCCAATGTGGCGGGATGGCCGAGTGGGAAATCCTGGATCGACAGTTCTACACTGATGCTAAGACTTCAGATCCCTCAGATCTGGTCCGGATTAAGACCTTTAGAATACAGCCCCCGACAGGATGATGATATTGATATGGGAATGAAGTCCCGTGAAACAGCATTAAATAAAGCGTTTAAAAATCCAAATATCACCATCGACTGGAATCGTGTAGAAAAGGTTTTTCAGAATAAAAAAGGGGAGGACTATCTTCTCCAAAACTCGAAATCCCTGGATATGAGTTCTGTGAAAAACTTTTCTGATCAGAGTGTAAAAATGAATATAATTAATCTGATGTCCACACCAGAGTATCAATTGATGTAA
- a CDS encoding serine hydrolase domain-containing protein has product MKSHIKLALCIFFLMGFGLGLYSSQFTPKNEIRKADSLLNTYAKANAPGMAIGIIKDGKVIYKKTYGQANLEDQISVTDSTAFNIASVSKQFTALVALMAVKEGKLSLDDDIRNYLPELSSLPYKISVRQLANHTHGLPNFTEINELQGFGDEFRLTNNEAVQTVLGIKSINYTPGEQYQYNNTGFMLLAEILRRVYKKDFAQILKEFIFNPLGMKHSVAIDDPEKIIPNKAEPYLQKGNIFLKFPIGQMVYGASNIYITLNDLCTWAINFQKPTVGSRELFNTMQKNTILNNGSHIEYGLGLQTGTYKGLNLVFHGGGTAGYCSYILHIPSQNFSLVVLGNKRAFDGFLIAYQLIDLFLANKLTPDIRPQKTTYTPSELKNFEGVYELSPGNYLEISADGKDLYVGTYNHKGKEVLPGVGDGKFNITSIPTASLTFNGGLVTFRIGDFTYTAKRVTLNPPKAETMDLKQFVGFYRNDEFNTTYQLVIENNNLVAKHPINGDIPVFPLKQMSFNSTQSYFGQLDFKVGKEGDISGFMLSGSNLVNIEFKKIN; this is encoded by the coding sequence ATGAAATCACACATTAAACTTGCGTTATGTATTTTCTTTCTAATGGGCTTTGGATTAGGATTATATTCCAGTCAATTCACTCCAAAAAATGAAATCAGAAAAGCCGATTCGCTATTAAATACATATGCTAAGGCGAATGCTCCCGGAATGGCCATAGGGATCATAAAAGATGGGAAAGTAATCTATAAGAAAACATATGGGCAGGCCAATCTGGAGGATCAAATTTCCGTAACAGATTCCACTGCTTTCAATATAGCATCAGTTTCCAAGCAGTTTACAGCGTTGGTTGCACTTATGGCCGTAAAGGAAGGAAAGCTTTCTTTAGATGATGATATCAGAAACTATCTTCCTGAGCTTAGCAGTTTACCTTATAAAATCAGCGTCCGCCAATTGGCGAATCATACCCATGGCTTACCCAATTTTACGGAAATTAATGAATTACAAGGTTTTGGTGATGAGTTCAGACTGACAAATAATGAAGCTGTACAGACCGTTTTAGGAATTAAAAGTATTAACTATACTCCGGGAGAACAGTATCAATATAATAATACAGGTTTCATGCTGCTTGCGGAAATCCTCCGCAGAGTATATAAGAAGGATTTTGCCCAGATACTAAAGGAATTCATTTTTAATCCACTTGGTATGAAGCATAGCGTAGCAATAGATGATCCTGAAAAAATAATCCCAAATAAGGCAGAACCATACCTGCAAAAAGGAAATATATTTTTAAAATTTCCAATCGGACAAATGGTTTATGGAGCATCTAATATTTATATTACTTTAAATGATTTATGTACATGGGCCATCAATTTTCAAAAGCCAACCGTTGGCAGTCGTGAACTTTTTAATACCATGCAGAAAAATACAATATTAAATAATGGAAGTCATATCGAATATGGTTTAGGACTGCAAACAGGAACGTATAAAGGGTTGAATTTAGTTTTTCATGGTGGTGGTACTGCAGGTTATTGCTCTTATATTCTTCATATTCCTTCTCAAAACTTCTCTCTTGTTGTATTAGGAAATAAGAGGGCTTTTGACGGTTTCTTAATTGCCTATCAGCTGATTGATTTATTTCTTGCCAATAAGCTAACTCCAGATATTAGACCACAAAAAACAACATATACACCATCAGAATTAAAGAACTTTGAAGGGGTATATGAACTGAGTCCGGGAAACTATCTTGAAATTTCAGCAGATGGGAAAGATCTTTATGTAGGGACCTATAATCATAAAGGTAAAGAAGTTTTACCAGGAGTAGGGGACGGTAAATTTAATATTACTTCTATTCCTACCGCAAGTCTTACATTTAATGGAGGATTAGTGACCTTTAGAATTGGTGATTTTACATACACCGCAAAAAGAGTAACATTGAATCCGCCTAAAGCAGAGACCATGGATTTGAAACAGTTTGTTGGATTTTACAGAAATGACGAGTTTAATACAACTTATCAACTGGTTATTGAAAATAATAATCTGGTAGCAAAACACCCTATAAATGGCGATATTCCAGTATTTCCTCTAAAACAGATGAGTTTTAATTCGACGCAATCCTATTTTGGACAGCTCGATTTTAAAGTGGGAAAAGAAGGTGATATAAGCGGATTTATGCTGTCGGGTTCCAATCTTGTCAATATAGAATTTAAAAAAATAAACTAA
- a CDS encoding HopJ type III effector protein, translated as MLLEQLKNSPEEIHFKDVITYIDENYNFTPTKFKNGTTANEADQNNGSCKVFSFAKLNDLSKRDVLNLFGEFYREDVLKNPEGVDHQNIRNFMEFGWDGIVFEGEALRKK; from the coding sequence ATGTTATTGGAACAATTAAAGAACTCACCTGAAGAGATTCATTTCAAAGACGTTATTACTTATATCGATGAGAATTATAACTTTACACCAACAAAATTTAAAAACGGAACTACAGCGAATGAAGCAGATCAAAATAATGGATCTTGTAAAGTATTTAGTTTTGCAAAGCTGAATGATCTGTCAAAAAGGGATGTTTTAAATCTTTTTGGAGAATTTTACAGAGAAGATGTTCTTAAAAATCCTGAAGGGGTTGATCATCAGAATATCAGAAACTTTATGGAGTTCGGATGGGACGGGATTGTTTTTGAAGGGGAAGCGTTAAGAAAGAAATAA
- a CDS encoding helix-turn-helix transcriptional regulator codes for MSSNKNALIRYKTLDKCLKNKYRQYTLEDLIDECSEALFEFEGKESFVSKRTIQLDLQNMRSEKFGYEAPIEVYERKYYRYSDPEYSIHNISVNESDLKAMNNAVQILKQFKDFSMFKDMNGVIQKLEDSIHSTNQKSIIHLDKNERLKGLEHIDILYESILNRRVLKILYKSFKARESDYYIVHPQLLKEYNNRWFLICWYKNKMYNLALDRMEEISIEEAVTYIDKEFDSDRYFGEVIGVTVSDGQRPQNVIFKINAKHAPYVKTKPFHHSQEIINEDDSGTTFKICVQLNFELERMILGLGEFITVLKPERLKRRIQASLKEAFQNYQNLNEGV; via the coding sequence ATGTCATCCAATAAAAACGCTCTGATCCGCTATAAGACTCTGGATAAATGCCTTAAGAACAAATACCGCCAATACACATTAGAAGACCTGATCGATGAATGTTCCGAAGCGTTGTTTGAGTTTGAAGGAAAGGAATCCTTTGTAAGCAAACGTACCATACAGCTGGATTTGCAGAATATGCGCAGCGAAAAGTTCGGTTATGAGGCTCCTATTGAAGTTTATGAGAGGAAATATTACCGATACAGTGATCCTGAATACAGCATTCATAATATTTCGGTGAATGAAAGCGATCTGAAAGCAATGAACAATGCCGTTCAGATCTTGAAGCAGTTCAAAGATTTTTCTATGTTTAAAGATATGAATGGGGTGATCCAGAAACTGGAAGATTCAATTCATTCAACCAATCAGAAATCCATTATTCATCTCGATAAAAATGAACGGCTGAAAGGATTGGAACATATTGATATTTTATATGAAAGTATTTTAAACAGGAGGGTATTAAAGATTCTGTATAAAAGCTTTAAAGCAAGGGAATCTGATTATTACATCGTTCATCCGCAGTTACTGAAAGAATATAATAACCGTTGGTTTCTTATCTGTTGGTATAAAAATAAAATGTATAATCTGGCATTAGACAGGATGGAAGAAATCTCTATTGAAGAAGCTGTTACATACATCGATAAGGAGTTTGATTCTGATCGTTATTTTGGAGAAGTGATCGGGGTTACTGTTTCAGATGGGCAACGTCCTCAGAATGTTATTTTTAAAATCAATGCCAAGCACGCTCCGTATGTTAAAACAAAACCTTTTCATCATTCTCAGGAAATTATAAATGAAGATGATAGTGGGACAACATTTAAAATATGTGTGCAGCTTAATTTCGAATTAGAAAGGATGATCCTGGGATTGGGTGAGTTTATTACTGTTTTAAAACCGGAACGGCTTAAGAGAAGAATCCAGGCCAGCCTGAAAGAGGCTTTTCAGAATTATCAGAATCTTAATGAAGGGGTCTGA